In one uncultured Methanoregula sp. genomic region, the following are encoded:
- a CDS encoding rubrerythrin: MNLKGSKTEKNLLAAFAGESQARNRYTFFASAAKKEGYEQIAALFLQTAEEEKEHGKLFFKQLTGGEVQITAGYPAGMIGKTLDNLKAAADGEEMEWGTLYPGFAATATKEGFKDIAYLFKMVAEVEEHHEARYRKLYANLESGTVFKAEMPAKWYCRNCGFIHEGKVAPAKCPVCEHPKAYFEIAAENY, from the coding sequence ATGAATCTCAAAGGCAGCAAGACGGAAAAGAACCTGCTCGCGGCATTTGCCGGAGAGTCACAGGCACGGAACCGTTACACCTTCTTTGCAAGTGCAGCAAAGAAAGAGGGTTACGAGCAGATCGCAGCGCTCTTCCTGCAGACGGCCGAGGAAGAGAAGGAGCACGGGAAGCTCTTCTTCAAACAGCTCACGGGCGGCGAGGTACAGATCACCGCGGGATACCCGGCAGGTATGATCGGGAAAACACTGGACAATCTCAAAGCTGCAGCTGACGGCGAGGAGATGGAATGGGGCACGCTCTACCCGGGATTTGCAGCAACGGCAACAAAGGAGGGGTTCAAGGATATCGCCTATCTCTTCAAGATGGTGGCAGAAGTGGAAGAGCACCATGAAGCGCGATACAGGAAACTGTACGCGAACCTGGAAAGCGGAACGGTCTTCAAGGCTGAGATGCCCGCGAAATGGTACTGCCGGAACTGTGGATTCATCCACGAAGGGAAGGTGGCTCCTGCCAAATGCCCGGTCTGCGAGCACCCGAAGGCGTACTTCGAGATAGCTGCAGAAAATTACTAA
- a CDS encoding PAS domain-containing protein → MDTASPPKKPIIPWRHAVLLGLSVMVLFLTVYCLQKGTQTVFTHVYYIPIILASYWYQKKGVLYSAVMGFIYLGFVIFLTGYNPFNVIGAVARVICFIVIAAVVMVLSMRISSQKADLEQSEAKFHGIWNHIQAAVIILDAKTHEIVAANPEAERLTGYPEQEMKGKICHRFICPAENGKCPITDLGMTIDRSERMLLNRNGNSVPVLKTVKAAVIDNREVLIESYIETAAVKGP, encoded by the coding sequence ATGGATACTGCATCCCCCCCAAAAAAACCCATTATTCCATGGAGACATGCAGTCCTTCTTGGTCTTTCTGTGATGGTGCTTTTCCTGACGGTATATTGTCTCCAGAAGGGAACCCAGACGGTTTTTACCCATGTCTATTACATTCCGATAATCCTCGCATCCTACTGGTACCAGAAAAAAGGAGTGCTGTATTCAGCGGTTATGGGATTCATCTATCTTGGCTTTGTCATTTTCCTGACGGGATACAATCCCTTCAACGTTATCGGGGCAGTCGCCCGTGTCATCTGTTTTATCGTCATCGCAGCCGTGGTTATGGTTCTCTCGATGAGAATATCCTCCCAGAAGGCGGATCTGGAACAGTCAGAAGCAAAATTCCATGGTATATGGAATCACATCCAGGCCGCGGTTATCATTCTCGATGCTAAAACTCATGAGATCGTCGCTGCAAACCCCGAGGCAGAACGGTTGACCGGCTATCCGGAGCAGGAGATGAAGGGGAAGATCTGTCACCGGTTCATCTGTCCTGCCGAGAACGGGAAATGCCCGATTACCGATCTGGGCATGACCATTGATCGCTCGGAACGTATGCTGCTCAACCGGAACGGGAACTCCGTTCCCGTGCTGAAAACCGTGAAGGCTGCGGTCATTGACAACCGTGAAGTGCTTATCGAGAGTTACATCGAGACCGCTGCGGTAAAAGGCCCGTAA
- a CDS encoding flavodoxin family protein has product MKIIAIHGSPRTIRSTTRQLAGFVLEGAAEAGAETEIVDLCDLRITPCTACEGCSFNGICVYEDDLPELAVRMKNADGIVFASPVYIDNVSGQMKIFFDRLADAIHYQLLAGKKGCSVATTHTSGGDEVVAYQNHVLNYLGVISAGGISIATGGNPEAVDAAGPAARALGKKLAAAITDGFSDPVQEEEIRGNREFFKDIVIDNRDFRTEEYERWVQQGWIP; this is encoded by the coding sequence ATGAAGATCATCGCTATCCACGGGAGTCCCCGGACGATCCGGAGCACCACACGACAACTTGCCGGCTTTGTACTCGAAGGAGCAGCAGAAGCCGGTGCCGAAACCGAGATTGTTGATCTCTGCGACCTCCGCATCACCCCCTGCACGGCCTGCGAGGGCTGTTCGTTCAACGGGATCTGCGTATACGAGGATGATCTCCCGGAGCTCGCTGTACGGATGAAGAACGCCGACGGGATCGTCTTTGCATCGCCGGTCTATATCGACAATGTCTCCGGCCAGATGAAGATCTTCTTTGATCGTCTCGCGGATGCAATCCATTACCAGCTGCTTGCGGGAAAAAAAGGCTGCTCGGTTGCCACCACCCACACGTCAGGAGGAGACGAGGTTGTGGCGTACCAGAACCATGTTCTCAACTACCTTGGCGTGATCTCGGCGGGCGGGATCAGCATAGCGACCGGGGGGAACCCGGAGGCCGTGGATGCAGCAGGGCCGGCTGCACGGGCGCTCGGGAAAAAACTCGCGGCTGCGATTACAGACGGCTTCTCTGATCCCGTGCAGGAAGAAGAGATTCGCGGCAACCGGGAGTTTTTTAAGGATATTGTGATCGATAACCGGGATTTCCGCACCGAAGAGTACGAGCGATGGGTACAGCAGGGATGGATACCATAA